From a region of the Candidatus Pantoea bituminis genome:
- the aroQ gene encoding type II 3-dehydroquinate dehydratase, with amino-acid sequence MAHKLHILLLNGPNLNLLGTREPEKYGHTTLNQIVTDLTQQANQLNVTLSHLQSNAEFQLIDRIHEAKGNVDYIIINPAAFTHTSVALRDALLAVDIPFIEVHLSNVHAREPFRHHSYLSDVSAGVICGLGADGYAWALQTAVKRLSQTN; translated from the coding sequence ATGGCGCATAAATTACACATTCTGCTCTTAAACGGTCCCAACCTTAATTTGCTGGGAACGCGCGAGCCTGAGAAATACGGTCACACCACGCTAAATCAGATTGTCACCGATCTGACGCAGCAAGCAAACCAATTGAATGTGACGTTAAGCCACTTGCAATCCAATGCTGAATTCCAGCTTATTGATCGCATTCATGAGGCCAAAGGCAATGTGGATTACATCATTATTAATCCTGCCGCGTTTACGCATACCAGCGTAGCACTGCGTGATGCACTGTTGGCGGTAGATATTCCGTTCATCGAAGTGCATCTCTCAAACGTGCATGCTCGCGAGCCCTTCCGTCATCATTCCTATCTTTCTGATGTTTCTGCTGGCGTGATTTGTGGACTTGGCGCTGACGGCTACGCATGGGCTTTACAAACGGCAGTAAAACGCCTGTCTCAAACAAATTAA
- the accB gene encoding acetyl-CoA carboxylase biotin carboxyl carrier protein, with the protein MDIRKIKKLIELVEESGISELEISEGEESVRISRAPANVGYPMMQQAYAVPAPQPALANAIAPVATVAEAAPAEISGHIVRSPMVGTFYRTPSPDAKAFIEVGQKVNAGDTLCIVEAMKMMNQIEADKSGVVKAILVESGQPVEFDEPLVVIE; encoded by the coding sequence ATGGATATTCGTAAAATTAAAAAACTGATCGAACTGGTTGAAGAGTCTGGCATCTCCGAGCTGGAAATCTCCGAGGGCGAAGAGTCCGTTCGCATCAGTCGTGCACCTGCAAATGTTGGTTATCCGATGATGCAGCAGGCTTATGCTGTTCCTGCTCCGCAACCTGCCCTGGCTAACGCTATTGCACCGGTTGCTACCGTGGCGGAAGCCGCACCAGCGGAAATCAGCGGCCACATCGTGCGTTCTCCTATGGTCGGTACTTTCTACCGCACCCCGAGCCCAGATGCCAAAGCCTTCATCGAAGTGGGTCAGAAAGTGAATGCCGGCGATACGCTGTGCATCGTTGAAGCCATGAAAATGATGAACCAGATCGAAGCCGATAAGTCTGGTGTGGTGAAAGCGATCCTGGTGGAAAGCGGTCAACCGGTTGAATTCGACGAGCCGCTGGTCGTCATCGAATAA